The Pseudomonas graminis region TGAGCACATCGTCAACAACGGCGGGCAGATCGCGATTATCGGCCGTGGCGAGCCTGAAGAAGAAGACGCCATGCGTGAACTTGCCGCCCGTTTCCCGGGCCAGGTCAGTGTCCGAGTGGGCTTCAACGAAACCGACGCACGTCGCATGTTCGCCGGCAGTGACTTTCTGCTGATGCCGTCGCGCTACGAGCCTTGCGGCTTAAGCCAGATGTACGCGCAGCGCTTCGGCTCGCTGCCGATTGCACGCCGCACCGGCGGCCTGGCTGACACCATTGAAGACGGCTGCACCGGTTTTCTCTTCGATGAATCTACCGTTGAGAGCTACAGCGAAGCGCTGACCCGTGCGTTCAAGGTCTTCGAGAGTCCATTGCTGCTCAACGCCATGCGTTGCCGCGCCATGGCCGCTCCGTTCGATTGGCACAAAGCGGTAGAACCCTACGCTGATCTGTACCAGGAGCTGCTGAAGAAAAACGCAGGTGCGGCTCTGCACTATTGATTGCACAACTGATTAAGGAATGACGGATGCCTTCGCGCACGGATCAAAACTGGCGCCACGGCGCCATCATGCTGGATTCACAACATACCCGGTTCGCCCTCTGGGCACCCGATGCCAAAAGCGTCAGCGTCGAATTCGAAAACGGGCCTGCCCAGGCCCTTCAGTCAGAGCAGGACGGCTGGTTCGTCCTCGACACCGACTGCGGCGCTGGCACGCGCTATCGCTTCAACGTCGCCCTCGATGGACAAAACAACCTCACCGTTCCCGACCCGGCTTCCCGGGCTCAGGACGGCGACGTGCACGGCTACAGCATCGTCGTCGACCAGGCCGCCTATCAATGGAAGAACACCGAGTGGCAGGGACGGCCCTGGCACGAGGCTGTCATTTATGAGCTGCACGTCGGTGCACTGGGTGGCTTTAAAGGCGTTGAACAGCGCCTGCAGCATTTGGTGGACACCGGTATCACCGCCATCGAGCTGATGCCCATTGCGCAATTCCCGGGTGATCGCAACTGGGGCTACGACGGCGTATTGCCCTACGCTGCGCAGTCATCCTATGGCACGCCCGAGCAACTCAAGCACCTGATCGACACCGCTCACGGTCTGGGTCTGGCGGTCATTCTCGACGTGGTCTACAACCACTTCGGCCCGGACGGCAATTACCTCGGCGCCTACGCCAAGCACTTCTTCCGCAGCGACAAAAAGACCCCGTGGGGCGATGCAATCGATTTCCGTCGCAGCGAAGTGCGCGACTTCTTCATCGGCAACACGATGATGTGGCTCCAGGATTACCGGTTCGACGGCCTGCGCTTCGACGCCGTGCATGCCATCGAAGACCCGACCTTCCTCGAAGACCTTGCCCGACACGTACGCGAGACGATTCCGTCAGAGCGCCACGTCTGGCTGACCCTGGAAAACGAGTTCAACGAAGCCAAACGCATGGACCAGGGCTACGACGCCCAGTGGGACGATGACGGCCACAACACGCTGCACGTCCTGCTGACCGGCGAGACTGACGCGTACTACACCGATTTCGCTGAGAAACCGACGCAAAAGCTCGCGCGCCTGCTGGGCGAAGGCTTTGTCTATCAAGGCGAAGCCACCCGCCATGGTCATGTGCGGGGTGAGCCGAGCGGCCACCTCCCGCCGACCTCCTTCGTGTTGTTTCTGCAGAACCACGACCAGATCGGCAACCGCGCCTTCGGCGAACGTCTGGTGCAACTCTGCCCGCCCCAGGCGTTGCAGGCCGCAACCGCGCTGTTGCTGCTCTCACCGATGATCCCGCTGATGTTCATGGGCGATGAGTGGGGCGCGAGCGAGCCATTCCTGTTCTTCACCGACTTCCATGACGAGCTGGCAGACGCCGTGCGTGAAGGACGTCGGGGCGAGTTCAAGGATTTCGCCGCGTTCAAGGATCCGGCCAAGCGCGAGCAGATCCCTGATCCCAACGCGCTGAAAACGTTCGAAGCGTCGCGCCCGGCGTTCGATGCGTTGCTGCTGGAAACCGACAAGGGTCAGGACCACCGCACCTGGCTGGCGCTCTACAAGACGCTGTTGGAAATCCGCAAAACCGAGCTCTTCCCTCGCCTGCACGGCGCGAGTGCGCTTGGCGTCAAAGAGCTGGGCGACAAAGCCGTCAGCGCACGCTGGGCGCTGGGCGACGGCAGCGAGCTGCGGATTGACCTGAACCTCAGCGCCGAATCGATCGAGACTGACGATTTCACGGCTTACCGAGTGCTTCATCAATCACACGCCAAGTCCGCAGAACTTTCCCCCTCCGCCACCCTCAATCCCTACACGGCCGTTGTCAGCCTGAAATCGAGTGACGTTGTGGAGGAACAGGATGAGCAATGAGCAACTGGAAACGCTGGCAGCCCAGGCGGGCCTGTCGGTTGACTGGAAGGACGCCAACGCCAAACCGCAACACGTAAGCCCCGAGGTCCTGCGCAAGGTGCTCGGCGGTCTGGGTTACCCCGCCGATACCGAACAAGACGTCGAGGCGAGCCTTAAACGCCTGAACGAAGAAAGCCAGCCGGCCACCCCGCCACCGTTGATGACCGTCGACCATGGCAAAGATCTGGACCTGTCGAGCTGGTTTGCGCCAGCCACCGCGTTCAAGCTGACGCTGGAAGACGGCTCGCTGCTTGAGGCCAAACTCACCGACAAGGCCGCCCTGCCCGGGTTGGCCGCCGTCGGCTATCACCAGTTGGAAGTCGATGGCCAGCAGTTGACCATCGCCGTCGCGCCGAAGACCTGCTTCAGCCTGACCATGGCCGGCGAGAAAGCGATTGCCCGCGACTGGGGCCTGACCACTCAGCTGTACTACCTGCGTCGCGAAGGCGATGGCGGTATCGGCGACACCCAGGGGCTGGAAGCCTTCGTTCGCGACGCCGGCACGCGCGGCGCTTCGGCCGTGGCGATCAGCCCGGTTCACGCGATGTTCTCCAACGACAGCGAGCGCTACAGCCCGTACTCGCCGTCCAGCCGCCTGTTCCTCAATGCGCTGTACGCAGCGCCGGGCACCATTCTCGGTGACCGCGCGGTCGAGCTGGCAATCGAGAAAGCCGGATTGGCCGACGAGTTCAAGCGTCTGGAATCTCTTGAGCTCATCGAATGGCCCGCCGCGGCCAAAGCAAAATATGCCCTGCTGCGTGAGTTGTATGCCGGTTTCATCGGCAGCGATCACCCCTTCCATGAGGACTTCAAAAGCTTCCGCCGTGCAGGCGGTGAAGCCCTGGCAAACCATTGCCGTTTCGAAGCCTTGCGCGATGCGGGCGACGAATTGGGCATTGGCGGCAACTGGCATGAGTGGCCGGAGCAGTTCAAGAATCCGAAGAACCCTGCTCTCGACGCCTTCGCCGCCAAGCACGAGGAAGAGATCGGCTTCCACGCTTTCGCCCAGTGGCTGATCGCTCGCGGCCTTGAGCGCGCGCAGACCGCTGCCCGTACGAGCGGCATGAGCGTCGGCCTGATCGGCGATCTGGCCGTGGGTGCCGACGGTGCCGGCAGTCAGGCCTGGAGTCGTCAGGACGAGCTGCTTTCGGCGCTGACCGTGGGCGCGCCGCCGGATATTCTCAACCGCTCGGGTCAAAGCTGGGGCATCTCGGCGTTCTCGCCGACGGGCCTCAAGCGCAACGGCTTTCAAGCGTTCATTGAAATGCTCCGCGCCAATTTCGCCCACGCCGGTGGCCTGCGCATCGACCATGTGATGGGGCTCCAGCGTCTGTGGGTGATTCCGATGGGATCACCGCCCAGTGAGGGCGCTTACCTGAACTATCCGCTGGACGACATGCTTCGCCTGTTGAGCCTGGAGTCCTGGCGTCACGAGGCGATCGTGCTCGGCGAAGACCTCGGCACCGTGCCTGAGGGCCTGCACGAGAAGCTGTCCGAGCGCGAGATTCTTGGCATGCGCGTGCTGTTGTTTGAACAGGACGACGCGACGTTCAAGCCCATCACGAAGTGGTCCAGGGACGCACTGGCGACCACCAGCACCCACGACCTGCCCACCCTCACCGGCTGGCTGAGCGAGCTGGATGTGGATTGGAACAAGAAGCTTGGGCTTGTCGATGACGAAGCCGAGCAAAAAATGCGCGACGGCCGCGACAGGGAACGCAAGGGGCTGATTACAGCGCTTAAGCAGAACTACACGCTGCCTAGCGATGCTGCGAAGGACGTCATCGATTACAGCATTGCGTACCTCGGCCACACCCCGGCACCGCTGGTGCTGCTCCCTATCGAGGACGCCCTCGGTATCGAAGAGCAGGCGAACTTCCCCGGCACCATCGACAGCCACCCTAACTGGCGACGTCGGCTCAACGGCGACAGCGGTTCTCTGCTGAACAACGCCGACGCAGCGCGACGTCTGAAAATTCTGGCAGCGGCACGGCAACAAGCCGCGGAGCGTGATCAAAAATGAGTACCCCTCTTAAATCCCTGCGCGCCACCCAGCGCCTGCAGTTTCACAAAGACTTTACGCTGGACGACGCCACCAGGCTGGTGCCGTACTTCGCCAGCCTCGGCATCAGCCACATCTACGCCTCGCCCCTGCTGAAAGCCCGCGCCGGTTCCATGCACGGTTATGACGTGGTCGACCCACGGGTGATCAACCCCGAACTGGGCGGTGAGCCAGCGTTGCTGCGCCTGGTTGCGGCGCTGCGTGAGCACGGCATGGGCCTGATTCTCGACATCGTCTCCAACCACATGGCGGTCGGCGGCAATGACAACCCGTGGTGGCTTGACCTGCTCGAATGGGGTCAGCGCAGTCCCTACGCGAAGTTTTTCGACATTCAGTGGAATTCCCCGGACCCGCTGCTCAAGGGCCAACTGTTGCTGCCGTTCCTGAGCACCGACTACGGCACCGTCTTGCAGAACGGCGAAGTGCCCCTGCGCTTCGATGCTGAAAATGGCAGCTTCCATGCCGAGCACTATCAGCATCACTTCCCGATCAACCCGGCCACGTATGCGCCGCTGCTGAAGGCGGCGAAACGTCCCGAACTGGAGGAACTGGCCCAGCGTTTCGC contains the following coding sequences:
- the malQ gene encoding 4-alpha-glucanotransferase, which gives rise to MSNEQLETLAAQAGLSVDWKDANAKPQHVSPEVLRKVLGGLGYPADTEQDVEASLKRLNEESQPATPPPLMTVDHGKDLDLSSWFAPATAFKLTLEDGSLLEAKLTDKAALPGLAAVGYHQLEVDGQQLTIAVAPKTCFSLTMAGEKAIARDWGLTTQLYYLRREGDGGIGDTQGLEAFVRDAGTRGASAVAISPVHAMFSNDSERYSPYSPSSRLFLNALYAAPGTILGDRAVELAIEKAGLADEFKRLESLELIEWPAAAKAKYALLRELYAGFIGSDHPFHEDFKSFRRAGGEALANHCRFEALRDAGDELGIGGNWHEWPEQFKNPKNPALDAFAAKHEEEIGFHAFAQWLIARGLERAQTAARTSGMSVGLIGDLAVGADGAGSQAWSRQDELLSALTVGAPPDILNRSGQSWGISAFSPTGLKRNGFQAFIEMLRANFAHAGGLRIDHVMGLQRLWVIPMGSPPSEGAYLNYPLDDMLRLLSLESWRHEAIVLGEDLGTVPEGLHEKLSEREILGMRVLLFEQDDATFKPITKWSRDALATTSTHDLPTLTGWLSELDVDWNKKLGLVDDEAEQKMRDGRDRERKGLITALKQNYTLPSDAAKDVIDYSIAYLGHTPAPLVLLPIEDALGIEEQANFPGTIDSHPNWRRRLNGDSGSLLNNADAARRLKILAAARQQAAERDQK
- the treZ gene encoding malto-oligosyltrehalose trehalohydrolase; the encoded protein is MPSRTDQNWRHGAIMLDSQHTRFALWAPDAKSVSVEFENGPAQALQSEQDGWFVLDTDCGAGTRYRFNVALDGQNNLTVPDPASRAQDGDVHGYSIVVDQAAYQWKNTEWQGRPWHEAVIYELHVGALGGFKGVEQRLQHLVDTGITAIELMPIAQFPGDRNWGYDGVLPYAAQSSYGTPEQLKHLIDTAHGLGLAVILDVVYNHFGPDGNYLGAYAKHFFRSDKKTPWGDAIDFRRSEVRDFFIGNTMMWLQDYRFDGLRFDAVHAIEDPTFLEDLARHVRETIPSERHVWLTLENEFNEAKRMDQGYDAQWDDDGHNTLHVLLTGETDAYYTDFAEKPTQKLARLLGEGFVYQGEATRHGHVRGEPSGHLPPTSFVLFLQNHDQIGNRAFGERLVQLCPPQALQAATALLLLSPMIPLMFMGDEWGASEPFLFFTDFHDELADAVREGRRGEFKDFAAFKDPAKREQIPDPNALKTFEASRPAFDALLLETDKGQDHRTWLALYKTLLEIRKTELFPRLHGASALGVKELGDKAVSARWALGDGSELRIDLNLSAESIETDDFTAYRVLHQSHAKSAELSPSATLNPYTAVVSLKSSDVVEEQDEQ